The Bacillus xiapuensis genome window below encodes:
- a CDS encoding glycosyltransferase family 4 protein, with product MKILLATVYHYPHTGGLSTHVATLKAGLQARGHEVDVLSFSDVPELTQNMKVRGPGFLMNKLSKGKGFVFGLKTRKKMLQKLMEAVKHKNYDIVNAQEVYATFAALDANMPVVSTVHGYLTYEALSAGNILKDSPEEKFLMEEEVKAYRSTREIITVDTRIKDYVKREAGVEGTAIRNFINIDTFRPEKEKKKDFRQKHGIEADVPVFFVPRRLTKKNGVIYPILALPAVLEKYPNAKLIYAGTGEAMDEMKRLIAEHKLQASVNLLGAIPHEVIKEYYALADVVLVPSVHSAGVEEATSISALEAMGSGSPLIACAVGGLKEIVNHEVDGILTEEKNVEELSAAMIDLLDHPEKGEVLAERARRKIEEEYSHLAAAEKYEEIYQRAVKR from the coding sequence ATGAAGATTTTGCTTGCGACGGTGTACCATTATCCGCACACAGGCGGATTGTCGACGCATGTGGCAACGTTGAAAGCGGGTCTGCAGGCGCGAGGGCATGAAGTGGATGTCTTGTCATTCAGCGATGTTCCTGAGTTGACGCAAAATATGAAGGTGCGCGGACCCGGCTTTTTGATGAATAAGCTGTCTAAGGGGAAAGGATTTGTCTTTGGCCTCAAGACGCGCAAGAAGATGCTGCAAAAACTGATGGAAGCGGTGAAGCATAAGAACTACGACATCGTCAACGCTCAGGAAGTGTATGCCACATTTGCCGCTCTGGATGCCAATATGCCGGTTGTTTCAACCGTACACGGCTATTTAACCTATGAAGCGCTGAGCGCCGGGAATATTCTAAAAGACAGTCCGGAAGAGAAGTTCTTAATGGAGGAAGAGGTCAAAGCGTACCGCAGCACGCGCGAGATTATTACGGTGGATACGCGCATCAAAGACTATGTGAAGCGGGAAGCAGGCGTGGAAGGCACAGCGATCCGCAACTTTATTAATATTGATACGTTCCGTCCGGAGAAAGAAAAGAAAAAAGATTTCCGCCAGAAGCATGGCATTGAGGCCGATGTGCCAGTCTTTTTCGTGCCGCGCCGCTTAACGAAGAAAAACGGTGTCATCTACCCGATATTAGCGCTTCCGGCCGTGCTGGAGAAATATCCGAATGCCAAGCTGATTTACGCTGGCACCGGCGAAGCGATGGACGAGATGAAGAGACTGATCGCCGAACACAAGCTGCAGGCCAGCGTGAACTTATTAGGCGCCATTCCGCATGAGGTCATTAAGGAATATTACGCCTTGGCTGATGTCGTGCTTGTGCCGAGCGTGCATTCCGCTGGAGTGGAGGAAGCAACCTCGATCTCCGCGCTAGAGGCGATGGGCTCAGGCTCACCTTTAATCGCCTGCGCGGTCGGCGGACTGAAAGAAATTGTCAATCACGAGGTCGATGGCATTTTAACGGAAGAGAAAAATGTCGAAGAGCTATCTGCAGCGATGATTGACTTATTAGATCACCCGGAAAAAGGCGAAGTGCTTGCCGAGCGGGCCCGCCGGAAAATTGAAGAGGAATACTCGCATTTAGCGGCCGCCGAGAAATATGAAGAAATTTATCAGCGCGCGGTGAAGCGCTGA
- the csaB gene encoding polysaccharide pyruvyl transferase CsaB has translation MRVVVSGFYGLGNTGDEAILEAIVDNLRNEIDDVDITVFSLSPEQTARAHNVKTVYRGWRHQNKEKVQALRQADLLISGGGGLLQDTYPTKFLFGPLPYYLLIAFLAKLCGAKVMFFSQGIGPVTSAWGKILMKVFANRADFVTVRDEYSKDYLHQLGVTRPETVVTADIVFAFQKKEDDACMKSLPLSADERLVAVSVRPWFEHGDYYEKLAQSLDELIASEGITPVFVPMEGHHDVNASKRVMEHMKRADACHLLAGDFTPNQYLNFIGDCEMTIGLRLHSLIFSALTAVPHIGISYDKKVESLLKRSGMWDYSFRLEELDSVKLTAHARDVLARRDVLSKKVANHAASMRRDALENIELLKKKFM, from the coding sequence TTGAGGGTTGTAGTTTCAGGATTTTATGGATTAGGCAATACCGGGGATGAAGCGATCCTGGAAGCGATTGTCGATAATTTGCGAAATGAAATCGATGATGTTGATATTACCGTGTTTTCCCTGTCGCCGGAGCAGACGGCGCGGGCGCATAACGTCAAGACGGTCTATCGCGGATGGCGCCACCAGAATAAAGAGAAAGTGCAAGCGCTGCGCCAGGCGGATCTTCTGATCAGCGGCGGCGGCGGACTGCTTCAAGATACATATCCGACGAAGTTCTTATTCGGACCGCTGCCTTATTATTTGCTGATCGCTTTTTTGGCGAAGTTATGCGGGGCAAAGGTCATGTTTTTCTCCCAAGGGATCGGGCCTGTCACGTCCGCCTGGGGAAAGATATTAATGAAGGTATTCGCCAACCGCGCCGATTTTGTGACTGTGCGCGATGAATATTCGAAAGACTATCTTCACCAATTAGGTGTGACCCGTCCGGAGACGGTCGTCACGGCGGATATTGTCTTTGCTTTTCAGAAGAAAGAGGATGATGCCTGCATGAAGAGTCTGCCTCTTTCCGCCGATGAGCGGCTGGTTGCTGTATCGGTTCGCCCTTGGTTTGAGCATGGAGATTATTACGAAAAGCTGGCGCAATCACTGGATGAACTGATTGCTTCAGAGGGCATTACGCCGGTATTTGTGCCGATGGAGGGCCATCATGATGTCAACGCATCCAAGCGGGTGATGGAGCATATGAAGCGAGCGGACGCCTGCCACTTGCTGGCGGGGGATTTCACGCCGAATCAGTATTTAAACTTCATCGGCGACTGTGAAATGACGATTGGCTTGCGCCTTCATTCTTTGATTTTCTCCGCTTTGACGGCGGTGCCGCATATCGGCATCAGCTATGATAAGAAGGTGGAGAGCTTGCTGAAGCGATCCGGCATGTGGGATTACTCCTTCCGGCTGGAGGAGCTGGACTCTGTGAAATTGACAGCGCATGCCCGCGATGTGCTAGCGCGCCGGGATGTGTTGAGCAAGAAGGTGGCGAACCATGCCGCGAGCATGCGCCGTGATGCTTTGGAGAATATTGAGCTATTGAAGAAAAAATTTATGTAG